One region of Anabaena sphaerica FACHB-251 genomic DNA includes:
- a CDS encoding NACHT C-terminal helical domain 2-containing protein yields MLNFYVERARGIYSFSHLTFHEYFTAKEIVANSAWDSLVEHITEIRWREVFLLTVMMRKADDLVLLMKQKIDEIVAKDEKVLIFFIWLFQKSLSVKCYGRLVETRIFFLHLEYINNFQFFTSDQHFELADYFNVHTQVDHWIIDKTECGLNNSYYFFLDFYHYNNSFSPNDAIFQDIDELISYEPILELKEVLEKIKNELPDPKQEKAKFQELCGENSNRWWTEIRYNVSKYHNIFHDWQFSDEQDELLLQYYSANLLLMDCLNSDCYVSREVRQYIEDTLLLPISEIEKRKKQ; encoded by the coding sequence TTGCTGAACTTTTACGTAGAAAGAGCAAGGGGAATCTATTCTTTTTCGCATCTGACATTTCATGAGTATTTTACAGCCAAGGAAATTGTTGCTAATTCTGCTTGGGATAGTTTAGTCGAACATATCACAGAAATACGCTGGAGGGAAGTATTTTTACTTACGGTAATGATGCGTAAAGCTGATGATTTAGTGTTGTTGATGAAACAAAAAATTGATGAAATAGTTGCTAAAGATGAAAAAGTATTAATTTTCTTTATTTGGCTTTTCCAAAAATCTCTTTCTGTTAAATGTTACGGAAGATTAGTCGAAACAAGAATATTTTTTTTACATTTAGAGTATATTAATAATTTTCAGTTTTTTACTAGCGATCAACACTTTGAATTAGCTGATTATTTTAATGTTCATACTCAGGTTGATCACTGGATTATTGATAAAACTGAATGTGGACTTAATAATTCATATTATTTTTTTCTGGATTTTTATCATTATAATAATAGCTTCTCTCCCAATGATGCTATTTTTCAAGATATTGATGAACTTATCAGCTATGAGCCTATTTTAGAACTAAAAGAAGTATTAGAAAAAATTAAGAATGAATTACCTGATCCCAAGCAAGAAAAAGCAAAATTTCAAGAATTATGCGGAGAAAATAGTAATAGATGGTGGACAGAAATAAGGTATAATGTATCTAAATATCATAATATTTTTCATGACTGGCAGTTCAGTGATGAGCAAGATGAACTATTGCTTCAGTATTACTCTGCTAATTTACTACTTATGGATTGCCTAAATAGCGATTGTTATGTCAGCCGCGAAGTTAGACAATACATTGAGGATACTTTACTGTTACCGATAAGTGAAATAGAAAAGAGAAAGAAACAATGA
- a CDS encoding transposase: MAEQFTDYDSPWKEIIELYFNRFLEFFFPLAYEEIDWNRPYQFLDKELHQLEPDAEIGKRLVDKVTKVWLLDGEEAWVLVHVEVQGQYDSAFTQRMYTYNYRLFDRHQKRVISLAVLADEEANWRPSSYNYQLGGCRVSLEFPIAKLLDYEPSWSSLETSKNPFAIVVMAHLKSKSTKRSPENRLQWKLSLVRLLLESGFSRQDIRQLFRFIDWIMVLPEELAISFKTEIKSYEEARKMRYVTSIERLAKQEGIEEGIEEGRQLGVLQTSQDSVIEVLETRFGEIPTSIIDAVNNINDLSVLKTLLKRAISIPSLSEFDQLLPSL, encoded by the coding sequence ATGGCTGAACAATTTACTGATTATGATAGTCCTTGGAAAGAAATTATAGAACTCTATTTTAATAGATTTTTAGAATTTTTCTTTCCTTTAGCTTATGAAGAAATCGACTGGAACCGTCCCTATCAATTTTTAGATAAAGAACTACATCAACTAGAACCAGATGCAGAAATTGGTAAACGTTTAGTTGATAAAGTTACTAAAGTTTGGTTACTGGATGGAGAAGAAGCTTGGGTTTTGGTTCATGTAGAAGTCCAAGGACAATATGACAGTGCATTTACTCAAAGAATGTATACATATAATTACCGCTTGTTTGACCGTCATCAAAAGCGCGTGATTAGTTTGGCAGTTTTAGCAGATGAAGAAGCAAACTGGCGACCATCTAGTTATAATTATCAATTAGGAGGGTGTAGAGTTAGTCTAGAATTTCCTATTGCTAAATTATTAGATTATGAACCATCCTGGTCAAGTCTAGAAACAAGCAAGAACCCTTTTGCTATCGTTGTGATGGCACATTTAAAGAGTAAATCCACTAAACGCAGTCCTGAAAATAGATTACAGTGGAAATTAAGTTTAGTCAGATTACTCTTAGAAAGCGGTTTCAGTCGGCAAGATATCAGACAATTGTTCCGGTTTATTGACTGGATAATGGTCTTACCTGAAGAACTGGCAATTAGTTTTAAAACAGAAATCAAAAGTTACGAAGAGGCAAGGAAAATGCGCTATGTAACCAGTATTGAAAGACTAGCTAAACAAGAAGGAATTGAAGAGGGAATTGAAGAAGGTCGTCAGTTAGGAGTTCTTCAAACAAGTCAAGATAGCGTGATTGAAGTCTTGGAAACACGATTTGGTGAAATACCAACATCTATAATTGATGCGGTGAATAATATCAATGATTTATCTGTATTGAAAACACTCTTAAAAAGAGCGATATCAATTCCTTCACTTTCTGAATTTGATCAATTATTACCATCACTTTAA